The Halobacillus ihumii genomic sequence CCTGGCTGTTCGGTATATTTTCATCCGTTCGGTCAAAAACTGGCTTCTCCGCCCGCTCGGGTGATGCTGAAGGTTCGCTTGGCGTAGTGGGTGAAGACACCGGCGAACCTTTCCCTTCTTTGTTTTTATTTAAACCAGTGAAAAAGCTAATGATCCCGCCGATCACAGCCGCAACGACGAGAAAATTACTAAATATTAATTCCAGAATATTTTCCATATCCATTCTCCTTTATAAGATTAGGAAAATTATTGTTCCTCATTCTCCTGATCAGACATGTCACCTAAGGTTTGTCTCATATCTGTATCAGCATTTATGTTTTGATAATTCATGTAATCCATAACGCCCATTTTGCCTGAACGTAGTGCTTCGGCCAGCGCCTGAGGTACTTCTGCTTCTGATTCAACCACCTTAGCCTGCATCTCCTGCACACGTGCCCGCATCTCTTGTTCTTGGGCAATAGCCATTGCACGACGCTCTTCAGCTTTCGCCTGAGCAATATTTTTGTCTGCTTCTGCCTGATCTGTCTGCAAAATGGCACCAATATTTTTACCAATGTCAATATCAGCGATATCGATTGATAATATTTCAAATGCAGTACCTGCATCAAGCCCTTTTCCTAATACATTTTGTGAAATCCGATCAGGATTTTCCAAAACTTTATTATGGTTCACACTGGAACCTATGGTAGAAACGATACCTTCACCAACTCGAGCGATAACTGTATCCTCTCCAGCACCACCCACTAGGCGATCAATATTAGCACGAACCGTAATACGCGCTTTTGCTTTTACTTCAATCCCATCAATAGCTACCCCGGCGATGAATGGAGTTTCAATCACCTTCGGATTTACACTCATTTGTACAGCCTCAAGCACATCACGGCCTGCAAGGTCAATGGCTGCACAGCGCTCAAAGCTGAGTTCTATATTTGCACGTTGAGCAGCGATCAATGCATTCACCACTCTGTCAACATTACCACCTGCAAGATAATGACTTTCTAATTGGTTCGTGTCTACATTAACTCCTGCTTTGTGCGCTTTAATCATCGGATTAATGACTCTTGATGGAATAACTCTCCTTAACCGCATACCCACTAATGTAAAAATACTTACCTTTACACCTGCAGCCAGGGCACTGATCCATAACATCACGGGTATGAATGTAAATAGCACGGCTATAACAATAATGATAATTCCAATGATAATAATTGGCATAAGTTCTTGTAAGCTCATTTATTACTCCCCTTTTACAATTTTAGTTTTCTTGACGAACAACAATTCTGGCACCTTCGATTTTCACAATTTTAACCTGCTGATTAGCAGCGATGAAACTACCTTCTGACACCACATCCATACGCTCCTCATCAATGAGAGCGGTGCCGGAAGGTCTTAGAGGAGTAATTGTCTCTCCTTTCAGCCCAATCAGTTCAAGACGGTTCACAGTTGAAACATAACCTTTTTCAGCCGAGGTGGAATCATTAAGAATAACGTGTCGGAAAAAACCTCGCTCAAATCCGATCGTTTTTATAAGTATGATCGAGACTACAATCGTTAATAGCAGCGCAATTCCGATGCTCATCGCCATATGGCCTATATCTGCAGATGACATCATCAATGACGCTACAACGGCTGCTACCCCTGCTATTCCAGCTATGCCTCCAGGCAGAAATAGTTCAGCTACAATCAGGCCGACCCCTAAGATCAGCAAGACAATAGCTTCATAACCTGCAAGCCCTGCAACGACATGCCCGTAAAAGAAAAGCACTAAGGACAATGCTCCCATGATCCCAGGAATACCAAAACCAGGAGAGTATAACTCAACCACAAGACCGATACTGGCAATTGATAATAATATGGGTATAACAATCGGATGGGTAAGAAAGCGTGCAAAATTTTCGGCCAGAGTCGGACTCGTTTCAACTACCTTGGCATCGCTCATGCCAATTTCGTGAAGTAGTTGAATCCGATCCTTCACAATACCTTCCGCATAACCGACTTCCACAGCATCTTCAGGCCCTAGTGTCAAAAATTCTCCTTTAGCTGCTCCATACTCAGATAGATTCACACTGCTATCTGCCATGGCCCTGGCATATAAAGGATCACGGCCGTTTGCCTCGGCAGCCGAAACCATTGCTGAAATCCACGCTGACTGTGCTTTCTTATCAGCAGCCGTTCCATCTGAATTAATCACACCTGAGGCACCCATCGTGGCTTGGGGCTTCATATAAATTTGATCAGCACTAAGGGCAATATACGAACCTGCCGAATATGCCCGACTGGCTACAAAGGCCGTATTTGAAATATCTAAACCGGCAAGAAGCTCGCCAATGTCTCCAGCAGCGTCCACCCTACCTCCAGGTGTATCAATTTCAAATATGATATGATCTGCTCCTTTTTCAATGGCTTCATCTGTTGTACGTTCAAGGAAAGAAACCATGCCGCTTTCAACTGTATTTTCGACTGGGATCACATAAACCAGCTGGCCTTCTCCTTCAGCTTTCACATGATCACTAATAAAACACAGGATAAGGAGCATGCTCATCATCAATAGAGAACGATTAACCCATTTCAAACAATTCACCTCCTCGCGCTGGCACACTGCTTATTAATTATACGGGATACCTATGTAAGAAGTTTCATAAAATACAAAAGGTCCCTCTTTTTTATTAAGAGAGACCTTTATCTTTTAAGATAATTGCTTAAGTACGAGTTTATTCACCTTTGAGCCTTCTGTTTTACCTTTTACCTTTGGCATCACAGCACTCATGACTTTCCCCATGTCGCTCTTAGATGAAGCCCCTACTTCTTCAATTGTTTCTTGAACGATTTGTTCAAGTTCTTCTTCTGTAAGCTGTTTCGGCATGTATACTTGTAAAATCTCAATTTCTTCATTAAGTCCTTCTACAAGATCTTCGCGTCCAGCTTCTTTAAACTCTTGGAGGGAATCTTTCCTCTGTTTCACCTCGCGAGATAAAACAGTCAGTTCTTCTTCTTCTGATAGATCTTCACCCAGTTTAATCGCCTCGTTTTGCATCGAAGCTTTAACCATACGAATGACTCCAAGGGTCTTCTTATCCCTTGCTTTCATCGCGGCCTTCATATCCTGGTTAAGACGTTCTAGAATTGACATCTACTTAACACCCTCTTTTAATCACTTGCGCTTTCTAGCGGCCTCAGACTTTTTCTTACGGCGTACGCTAGGCTTATCGTAATATTCACGCTTACGATATTCTGATAATGCACCGCTTTTCGATACATCGCGCTTGAAGCGACGAAGAGCATCTTCAAGAGACTCGTTTTTACGGACGCGAGTTGTTTTTGACATGCTATTTCCCTCCCTCCAAAGCAAAAAAACTGTTTCTATATAGTGTAGAGAACTCCCACACCTTCGACAATTATATTATATAGGTCATTTATGGTCAACTTTTTTATTAATCATATGTTTTAAAATCTCTTGAAACTTAGGTGCTCCTTCTGCTTCAAATCGCCGATTCCTCAAAGCAGAGCGGAATTTTTAACTTGTTACAACTCAAAAGTTATTTTTTTAAATTTCCTGATTTGAATAGCAGGTCCTACCTTTTCATGAAGTATCTCGCCTTCAGCTTTCAATTAAAAAAGCTGCTTGCTTTATCGCAACCAGCTTTCACACTCTAATAATCAGATGTTCCAGTGCCTCCGTTGATGATGGCGATACCTGCGCTTGCCCCAATACGAGTTGCTCCTGCTTCAATGACAGCTCGTGCTCCTTCGTAATCACGTACTCCGCCAGAAGCTTTTACACCTAAATCCGGACCGACAGTTTTGCGCATCAGGCTGACATCTTCAACCGTTGCGCCACCACCTGAGAAACCTGTTGAGGTTTTAACGAAATCCGCTCCGCCATCTTTAGTTAACTGTGAAGCTGTAACTTTTTCTTCATCACTCAGCAGAGAAGTCTCAATAATAACCTTTACTAAGGCTTTACCTTTGGCTTCATTTACAACAGCTTCAATATCAGCCTGGACAGCTTCTGTATTTCCTGATTTCAATTCGCCAACATTGATCACCATGTCCACTTCTGTAGCACCATTCTTAATAGCCTGGCGTGTTTCAAACACTTTTGTCTCTGTCGTTGTCGCCCCTAGAGGAAACCCAATAACTGTACATACCCTTACATCTGTACCTTGTAGTAATTGTGAACTGTATTCCACCCAGTAAGGATTTACACAGACCGACATAAAATCATATTCTTTTGCTTCATGGCAAATCTCGGTAATCTTATCTTTGGAAGTATCTGGTTTGAGCTGTGTATGATCTATCATTTTTGCTAAATTTTGTCCCATAGAGTTCATCCCTTCGTTTAGTTGTCCGTACATCTACCTTATAATAGCATGTCGCTTTCAAAAAAGCGAGCAGCATGAAAGGGCTTTTATAAAATGTCCATTATTGTTCTTCTAGTTGATAGGATAAACTAGATAGAAAATATAGCGGAGCGGTTTCCATTCGCAATATTCTCGGTCCTAATCGTACCGGATGGAAGTCTGCCGACAAGAGTTGTTCCGCTTCTTCAGATGTAAATCCACCCTCTGGTCCAAATACAACAATCACCCTCTTTCCTCTGGTTACTCGCTGTAACTGATCTGCCAATGAGTGATGGTTTCCAGATCGTGCTTCTTCTTCATGGGCGATCAGTTTCACGTCATACTGATGGCTCTTTTTGATCAGAGCTGTCATAGCCATAACATCAGATATTTCGGGAATGCTGGATCGTTCAGATTGTTCGCTCGCTTCTTTGGCGATTTTTTCGAGCCTGGAAACCTTCTTCTTTGCTTTTTTTGCGTCCCACTTTGCAACCGAACGCTCCGCTTCAAAAGGAATAAAATCGTAAGCTCCAAGTTCCGTCCCTTTTTGAACAACCTGTTCAAGTTTATCCCCTTTACCAAGACTCTGAACGATTGTAACTCTTACGGGTAGTTCTTTATTTTCCGCAAGCCATTCCCTGACAGTACCTGACACCTTCTCGCCTGCGTTGATCTTATCGATCTCGCATAGAGCTGGGCCATGATCAGGATGAACACAAATAAAAGTATCCCCTTCCTGCATTCTCATGACTCTTGTCATATGATGGACATCGTTTCCTGTAATGGCAACGCCTTCATCTTCCCAACTGGTTCGATCTACAAAATAACGCTGCATCATCAATCACCTTATATCCGGCTTTTTAGCAATAATAGAAATCCAATCTTCCATTCTGTTCGTCTCAATGACCTCAAACCCAGCCTTCTGAAGCCGATTTTTTACCAATTCCTTCTTTCCCTCAATGATTCCTGAAGTGATAAAATAACCATTTGGCTGCAGCAGACGGTAGGCGTCATCTACAAATTGGACAATAATTTCCGCCAGTATATTCGATACAATTAAGCCTGGTTCAATAGTAACACCTTGTAAAAGATTATTTTTAGTCGATGTTACCTGATGTGCCACTTGATTTAATTCAGCGTTATTCATTGTACTTTTCACGGCCACTTCATCAAGATCGAATGCATGGACATGGTCAGCACCTAGCAGTACAGAAGCTACGCTCAGCACCCCTGAGCCTGACCCTACATCGAGAACAATGTCACCTTTCGTTAAATACTGTTCAAGAGCTTGCAAGCTCAAGACTGTGGTGGGATGCGTCCCTGTTCCGAATGCCATTCCAGGATCCATTTCGATTATTAACTCATCACTTTGTACAGGGGTATAGTCTTCCCATGTAGGGATAATTGTAATCTTTTCAGAAATCTTTACTGGTTTATAATATTTCTTCCAGGCTGTAGCCCAGTCTTCTTCATGAATTTCGGTAAGGGTTACATCATTATGGCCAATGTCAATGTCAAATATCTTTAAATTATTTACCGATTGTTTGATCGCATCAACCGTTTCAGATAAAAAGCTATTGACTGGCAGATAGGCCTTAACATAGACTCCTTCCTCAGGATAATCTTCTGGATTCAGTTCATAGATTTCACCAAATCCCGTTTCCTCTTGGTTCATATCCTGAGGATCTTCTATCACTACACCGCTTGCCCCTGACTCATGCAAGATGTTCGAAACGGGTTCAATGGCTTCATTGGTGGTGTGAATACAAACTTCCGACCACTTCATATTGATCAACTCACTTTTTTAGGATTATGTACAAAAAGAGTGCCAGGAACTTTGGCACAGGTAGTATTCACAAGCTACCGATTTATCCACGTCCAGACACTCTTTCATTAACAGCCTCATTCACCTTTAAATGCACGTTTCATTCGTTCAAAAAAATTACCATGCTGCTCTTCCGTTACTTCATTACCACTGATTTCACTAAATTCCCTAATCAGCTCACGCTGACGGTCTGTCAAATTCTTTGGTGTAATGACACGCATCTTGACGTGCTGATCTCCATGGCCACGGCCATGGACATTTGGAGAACCTTTATCTTTCAAACGGAACGTCTTACCTGTTTGAGTTCCAGCCGGCACCTTAAGTTTAACTTTTCCATGCACAGTCGGCACTTCAATTTCATCACCTAGGGCAGCTTGGGCAAATGTTAACGGGATTTCACAAAAGATGTGGTCCTGTTCGCGCTCAAAAAATTCATGCTGCTGCACACGAATCACAACGAACAGATCCCCAGCAGGACCGCCGTTTACACCAGCTTCTCCTTTGCCAGGCACACGAATTTGCTGTCCCTCGTCAATACCTGCAGGAATATCGATGTGTATTTTGTTTCGTTTCGTTACACGGCCATCTCCACCACAAGTATTACATTTATCTTTAACGATCTGTCCGGTTCCTTGACAATGATGACACACTCTTCGGTTCACAACACGGCCAAATGGTGTGTTTTGCTCTTGATTAATCTGTCCGCTTCCCTGACAGTGTGAACAAGTTTCAGGAGAAGTGCCAGGCTTAGCACCCGACCCCTCACATGTATCACACGTTTCCTCGACAGGAATCTCAACATCTGTACTCTTTCCAAAAATGGCTTCCTCGAACTGAAGCGTCATAGAATACTGGAGGTCGGCCCCTTTGCGTGGAGCGTTAGGGTCACGCCGACGCCCCCCTCCGCCGAAGAACATATCGAAAATATCGCCGAAGCCGCCGAAGTCTTCACCGCCGCCTCCGAAACCGCCAAATCCTTGACCTTGCGGACCAGCATGACCAAATTGGTCATATTGTGTACGTTTTTGTTGGTCACTCAAAGTTTCATAAGCTTCTTTGGCTTCTTTAAATTTATCAGATGCATTTTCTTCTTCACTGACATCTGGGTGATATTTACGTGCTAGTTTACGATAGGCCTTCTTAATTTCCTGTTGAGAAGCATCCTTCGATACACCTAGCACTTCATAATAATCACGTTTACTCACTTGTTGATCACTCTCCCAGGCGCTATTACATAAGATTTATATTAACATTCTAGTTCAGTTTTAAGCAAATAGTTCATTATTAAGACATACGTGAAAAAAGTCAAAGTCAAGAAGATCCTGACTTTGACTTTTCTTTCAAGCTGCTTACTTTTTATTTTCGTCTTCGTTTACTTCCTCGTAGTCAGCGTCAACTACATCTTCTTCAGCATCTGACTGTTCACCCTGAGCAGCTTCTGCTTGCTGCTGTGCTTGTTCATAAAGCTTAACAGATAAGTTTTGAACCTGCTCTTGCAGTGCTTCTTTTTTCTCTTTAATTTGATCAAGATCTTCGCCTTCAAGAGCTGTTTGAAGCTCTTCTTTAGCTGTTTCGGCATTTTGCTTTTCTTCATCGCTTACTTTATCTTCAAGATCCTTGATCGTTTTGTCTGTCGTGAAGATAAGCTGATCAGCTTCGTTACGAAGTTCAATCGCTTCACGTTTCTTCTTATCTTCCTCCGCATTCTCTTCAGCCTGACGTACCATATCTTCTACTTCTTCATCAGAAAGGCCGGAAGAAGACTTGATTGTGATGGATTGTTCTTTGTTCGTACCCATGTCTTTGGCACGTACATTGACAATACCGTTCGCATCAATATCGAAACTTACTTCGATTTGAGGAACACCACGCGGAGCTGGCGGAATATCAGTCAGCTGGAAGCGTCCAAGTGTTTTGTTGTCCTGAGCCATTTCGCGTTCACCTTGAAGGACATGGATATCAACAGCTGTTTGATTGTCAGCCGCAGTAGAGAACACTTGAGAATGACTTGTAGGAATGGTTGTGTTACGTTCAATTAGTTTTGTTGTAACAGACCCCATTGTTTCAATGCCTAGTGACAGTGGTGTTACATCAAGAAGAACTACATCTTTAACGTCCCCTTGCAGTACTCCACCTTGAATAGACGCACCAAGTGCTACAACTTCATCCGGGTTAACCCCTTTGGAAGGATCTTTTCCTACCTCTTTCTTAATCGCTTCTTGTACAGCTGGGATACGAGTGGAACCACCGACAAGAAGTACTTTATGAATATCGCTTGAGCTCATGCCAGCATCTTTCATTGCCTGGCGAGTTGGCTTCATGGAACGTTCAATTAGATCAGAAGCAAGCTCTTCGAATTTCGCACGAGTTAGATTCATTTCTAAGTGTAGCGGTCCAGCTTCGCCAGCAGTAATAAATGGTAGAGAAATTTGTGTTTGAGCTACACCGGAAAGATCTTTTTTAGCTTTTTCAGCAGCATCTTTCAGGCGCTGTTTAGCCATTTTGTCTTGTGAAAGGTCAATTCCATTCTCTTTCTTGAACTCTGCTACCATGTGGTCCATGATCACTTCGTCAAAGTCATCCCCACCAAGGCGGTTGTCACCAGCTGTAGCTACAACTTCAAATGTACCTTCACCAATGTCAAGGATAGATACGTCAAACGTACCGCCACCAAGGTCATAAACTAAAATTGTTTGATCCTGGTCTTCTTTATCAATTCCGTACGCAAGTGCAGCTGCTGTAGGCTCATTGATAATACGTTCTACTTCAAGACCGGCAATTGTACCAGCGTCTTTGGTAGCTTGACGTTCCGCGTCATTGAAGTATGCAGGAACAGTTACAACAGCCTTCTCTACTGTTTCACCAAGGTAGTCTTCAGCATAACCCTTAATGTACTGAAGAATAGCAGCAGAAATTTCTTGTGGAGTGTATTCTTTACCTTCCACTTCAACTTTATAATCAGTACCCATATGACGTTTAACAGAAAGAATTGTGTTTGGGTTGGTGATTGCCTGACGCTTGGCTACTTCACCTACCTGACGTTCACCATTTTTAAATGCAACAGCAGATGGCGTTGTGCGGTTTCCTTCCGGGTTAGGGATTACTTTCGCTTCCCCGCCTTCCATTACTGCCACACAAGAGTTTGTAGTACCTAAGTCAATACCAATAATTTTACCCATAGTAGTGTATCCTCCTCTAACAAATTATCTTAACAATTTATTGATTTACTTTTACCATAGCCGGGCGGATAACCCGATCGTTTAAACGATAGCCTTTTTGCAGTTGCTCTACAACTACATTAGACTCAAAGTTGTCGTCCTCAACTTGCATCACTGCTTGATGTAAATTCGGATCAAACTCTTCCCCTTGAGCCGGGATTTCCTCCACACCCTCTTTTTCAAGAGCAGCTTGGAATTGGTCGTACACCATTTTCATTCCATTCGCAAAGTTCTGGGCCGCATCCCCATCCACTTCGACTTGCAAAGCTCTTTCAAAGTTATCAAGGACCGGGATTAGCTCTTCAACGATTGATTGAGATCTATATTTTCTGTCCGCTTCTCTTTCTTTTGAAGTTCGGCGGCGAAAATTATCATAATCAGCCTGAAGTCTGAGCAAACGGTTCTGAGCTTCCTCTTTCTCTTGCTTAATCTGAGCCAGCTCATCAGAAGATTCCTCAGTCTCTGACTGTTCCCTATCAAATTCAACTGCTTGTTCATCAGTTTCTGGTTCAATAATTTCTTGTTCTTGCTGATCTTTCTCTTCCACGACTTTCACCTCCTTGATTCTTATTTACCGTTATTGACTATAACATGAAAAAATATCCGAAGAAAAGCAAAGGCGGCCAGATTTAAATTCTTTGTGCTGACAATTAGATGGTCGCCCCTGCCCGTCCTAAAAAGCAACAGACAAAAAGAAGCGATGGGAGCCTTTCATCCCATCATCCATACATAACTTAAAGGTATCAATACCACCCTTTAAACGTTTCTGTCATATGCTTGGATAAAACACTTAACAATGAAATCACCCGATTGTACTCCATACGTGTTGGACCAAGCAAAGCAATCGTCCCTACCTGCTCATTTCCAAGAGTATAGCTTGCCGTGATCAGGCTGCAGTTTTGCATAGCATCAAAAGGATTCTCATGCCCTATACGTACATGAAGACCCTGGTCGCCTGATCTCAGCAAATCTGCCATTTCATTTTCCTGCTCGATTGTAGCAAAGAGCGAACGTACTTTCTCAAGGTCCTTAAATTCAGGCTGTGTAAGTATATTGGTTTTTCCTCCAATATAAAGCTTAGCTGGCTGTTCATCCATCAATGCAGCTTGCATATACCTGAATGCCTGCTCATCCATATGCTCCTTGACTAACTCCCGAACTTCAAGTTGGAGTTTTTCATGCAAATGAACTAATGGAACATCGCGCAAACGATCATTTAAGATATTGACCATTTTTTCAAGCTGAGCTGGCTTCATTTCAACAGGAACATTGAAAGCTCTGTGTTCCACATGACCTGTATTCGTCACTAAAATCGCGATCGCAGACTGTCCATTGAGCGGTACAATCTGCAGTTGCTTCAACTTTGTTTCGAATACTTCGGGACCGAGAATGATCGACGTATAATTAGTCATATCCGATAAGATCCCGGCTGATTTCTGCACGACCCGTTCGAATTCCATCATACGGTCCTTAAATGCTTCTCTGATCGTTTTTATCTCTCCATTAGACAATCGCAGTGGAGATAAAAGATGATCGACATAAAAGCGATAACCTTTCTCTGATGGTACCCGTCCCGATGAGGAATGGGTTTTTTCAAGGTACCCCATTTCCTCAAGGTCTGCCATTTCATTACGTATGGTGGCTGAACTATAGGTTACAGCTTCTTTTTTTGAAATTGACCGCGAGCCAACCGGCTGAGCAGTCAGGATGAAATCATCAATAATCACTTGCAAGATTAACAATTGTCTATCAGTTAACATCGATGATCACCTCTGTTAGCACTCGAATTAAGTGAGTGCTAAATCTAATAATAAATTATCAAAAGGGTGTTGAGATGTCAACGAATTTCCTTTGATTTTTCACGAATCCAGTAAAAATTCCTGAAATACCTCATTCCCTAGGATTTTCCCTTTATCTGTTAACCAAAGGAAGCCATCACCCTCTGCCAAGAGTCCGCGTTGTTTTAATGCAGGTACGGCATCTTTAAATACTTCATCAATAGTGCGGAAGTATTTAGCTTCAAAACGTGCTAAAGAAACACCGCTTACTTTACGTAAACCTAGAAACATCTCTTCTTCCATTTGCTCTTTCAGTCCTACCGGCTCTTCATGCAGAATAGGGCGGCCATTTGCCATTGCTTGTTTCACGTATGCCGGTAAAGGACGGATGTTTATTGTACGTTTGCCTGGCATGTAGCCATGGGACCCTGCTCCAATGCCGTAGTAATACTCATTATTCCAGTATGTCAAATTATGCTTACTCTCAAAACCAGGCTTAGCAAAATTGCTTATTTCATACTGGTCGATCCCCTGACTCGCAAGCTTCCTTTGCAGCAACTCATACATTTCTGCCTCATCATCTTCAGGAGGTTTTACGAGTGTTCCTTTCTTATACCGTTGATAAAAAACTGTCTTTGGTTCAATTTGAAGCGAGTAAGATGAATAGTGCGGAAGTCCGAATTGGAGAGCCTCGTCAATTGTTTCCTCAAATGCTCCCACTGTTTGTCCCGGTAAGGCATACATCAAATCAATACTAATATTCGTAAGGCCTGCTTGGATGAGACGGTCAACATTCGTATACACATCTTTGACACGATGTACCCTGCCGATTTTTTCAAGCATGTCATCATCAAAAACCTGAACGCCTAACGAAATTCGATTAACGCCGAAAGCTTTAAGAAGTTTCACTTTCTCGAAGTCCAAATCTCCAGGATTA encodes the following:
- the deoC gene encoding deoxyribose-phosphate aldolase; its protein translation is MGQNLAKMIDHTQLKPDTSKDKITEICHEAKEYDFMSVCVNPYWVEYSSQLLQGTDVRVCTVIGFPLGATTTETKVFETRQAIKNGATEVDMVINVGELKSGNTEAVQADIEAVVNEAKGKALVKVIIETSLLSDEEKVTASQLTKDGGADFVKTSTGFSGGGATVEDVSLMRKTVGPDLGVKASGGVRDYEGARAVIEAGATRIGASAGIAIINGGTGTSDY
- the prmA gene encoding 50S ribosomal protein L11 methyltransferase, with translation MKWSEVCIHTTNEAIEPVSNILHESGASGVVIEDPQDMNQEETGFGEIYELNPEDYPEEGVYVKAYLPVNSFLSETVDAIKQSVNNLKIFDIDIGHNDVTLTEIHEEDWATAWKKYYKPVKISEKITIIPTWEDYTPVQSDELIIEMDPGMAFGTGTHPTTVLSLQALEQYLTKGDIVLDVGSGSGVLSVASVLLGADHVHAFDLDEVAVKSTMNNAELNQVAHQVTSTKNNLLQGVTIEPGLIVSNILAEIIVQFVDDAYRLLQPNGYFITSGIIEGKKELVKNRLQKAGFEVIETNRMEDWISIIAKKPDIR
- a CDS encoding NfeD family protein codes for the protein MMSMLLILCFISDHVKAEGEGQLVYVIPVENTVESGMVSFLERTTDEAIEKGADHIIFEIDTPGGRVDAAGDIGELLAGLDISNTAFVASRAYSAGSYIALSADQIYMKPQATMGASGVINSDGTAADKKAQSAWISAMVSAAEANGRDPLYARAMADSSVNLSEYGAAKGEFLTLGPEDAVEVGYAEGIVKDRIQLLHEIGMSDAKVVETSPTLAENFARFLTHPIVIPILLSIASIGLVVELYSPGFGIPGIMGALSLVLFFYGHVVAGLAGYEAIVLLILGVGLIVAELFLPGGIAGIAGVAAVVASLMMSSADIGHMAMSIGIALLLTIVVSIILIKTIGFERGFFRHVILNDSTSAEKGYVSTVNRLELIGLKGETITPLRPSGTALIDEERMDVVSEGSFIAANQQVKIVKIEGARIVVRQEN
- the floA gene encoding flotillin-like protein FloA (flotillin-like protein involved in membrane lipid rafts); this translates as MSLQELMPIIIIGIIIIVIAVLFTFIPVMLWISALAAGVKVSIFTLVGMRLRRVIPSRVINPMIKAHKAGVNVDTNQLESHYLAGGNVDRVVNALIAAQRANIELSFERCAAIDLAGRDVLEAVQMSVNPKVIETPFIAGVAIDGIEVKAKARITVRANIDRLVGGAGEDTVIARVGEGIVSTIGSSVNHNKVLENPDRISQNVLGKGLDAGTAFEILSIDIADIDIGKNIGAILQTDQAEADKNIAQAKAEERRAMAIAQEQEMRARVQEMQAKVVESEAEVPQALAEALRSGKMGVMDYMNYQNINADTDMRQTLGDMSDQENEEQ
- the dnaJ gene encoding molecular chaperone DnaJ, which codes for MSKRDYYEVLGVSKDASQQEIKKAYRKLARKYHPDVSEEENASDKFKEAKEAYETLSDQQKRTQYDQFGHAGPQGQGFGGFGGGGEDFGGFGDIFDMFFGGGGRRRDPNAPRKGADLQYSMTLQFEEAIFGKSTDVEIPVEETCDTCEGSGAKPGTSPETCSHCQGSGQINQEQNTPFGRVVNRRVCHHCQGTGQIVKDKCNTCGGDGRVTKRNKIHIDIPAGIDEGQQIRVPGKGEAGVNGGPAGDLFVVIRVQQHEFFEREQDHIFCEIPLTFAQAALGDEIEVPTVHGKVKLKVPAGTQTGKTFRLKDKGSPNVHGRGHGDQHVKMRVITPKNLTDRQRELIREFSEISGNEVTEEQHGNFFERMKRAFKGE
- a CDS encoding 16S rRNA (uracil(1498)-N(3))-methyltransferase, with the translated sequence MMQRYFVDRTSWEDEGVAITGNDVHHMTRVMRMQEGDTFICVHPDHGPALCEIDKINAGEKVSGTVREWLAENKELPVRVTIVQSLGKGDKLEQVVQKGTELGAYDFIPFEAERSVAKWDAKKAKKKVSRLEKIAKEASEQSERSSIPEISDVMAMTALIKKSHQYDVKLIAHEEEARSGNHHSLADQLQRVTRGKRVIVVFGPEGGFTSEEAEQLLSADFHPVRLGPRILRMETAPLYFLSSLSYQLEEQ
- the grpE gene encoding nucleotide exchange factor GrpE, producing the protein MEEKDQQEQEIIEPETDEQAVEFDREQSETEESSDELAQIKQEKEEAQNRLLRLQADYDNFRRRTSKEREADRKYRSQSIVEELIPVLDNFERALQVEVDGDAAQNFANGMKMVYDQFQAALEKEGVEEIPAQGEEFDPNLHQAVMQVEDDNFESNVVVEQLQKGYRLNDRVIRPAMVKVNQ
- the rpsU gene encoding 30S ribosomal protein S21, which codes for MSKTTRVRKNESLEDALRRFKRDVSKSGALSEYRKREYYDKPSVRRKKKSEAARKRK
- the dnaK gene encoding molecular chaperone DnaK; translated protein: MGKIIGIDLGTTNSCVAVMEGGEAKVIPNPEGNRTTPSAVAFKNGERQVGEVAKRQAITNPNTILSVKRHMGTDYKVEVEGKEYTPQEISAAILQYIKGYAEDYLGETVEKAVVTVPAYFNDAERQATKDAGTIAGLEVERIINEPTAAALAYGIDKEDQDQTILVYDLGGGTFDVSILDIGEGTFEVVATAGDNRLGGDDFDEVIMDHMVAEFKKENGIDLSQDKMAKQRLKDAAEKAKKDLSGVAQTQISLPFITAGEAGPLHLEMNLTRAKFEELASDLIERSMKPTRQAMKDAGMSSSDIHKVLLVGGSTRIPAVQEAIKKEVGKDPSKGVNPDEVVALGASIQGGVLQGDVKDVVLLDVTPLSLGIETMGSVTTKLIERNTTIPTSHSQVFSTAADNQTAVDIHVLQGEREMAQDNKTLGRFQLTDIPPAPRGVPQIEVSFDIDANGIVNVRAKDMGTNKEQSITIKSSSGLSDEEVEDMVRQAEENAEEDKKKREAIELRNEADQLIFTTDKTIKDLEDKVSDEEKQNAETAKEELQTALEGEDLDQIKEKKEALQEQVQNLSVKLYEQAQQQAEAAQGEQSDAEEDVVDADYEEVNEDENKK
- a CDS encoding GatB/YqeY domain-containing protein, whose translation is MSILERLNQDMKAAMKARDKKTLGVIRMVKASMQNEAIKLGEDLSEEEELTVLSREVKQRKDSLQEFKEAGREDLVEGLNEEIEILQVYMPKQLTEEELEQIVQETIEEVGASSKSDMGKVMSAVMPKVKGKTEGSKVNKLVLKQLS